In the Lepisosteus oculatus isolate fLepOcu1 chromosome 6, fLepOcu1.hap2, whole genome shotgun sequence genome, one interval contains:
- the LOC138239468 gene encoding mucin-2-like → MTLRGLKLQTTKGTSTTTIPANTTTTATPTPSTTTPEASSTTTPEAPSTTTPEAPSTTTPEAPTPTTPEAPTPSTTTPVAPSTTTPVAPSTTTPVAPSTTTPEFPSTTTPEAPSTTTPVAPSTTTPVAPSTTTPEAPSTTTPEAPSTTTPEFPSTTTPEAPSTTTPEAPSTTTPEFPSTTTPEAPSTTTPEAPSTTTPEAPSTTTPEAPSTTTPEAPSTTTPEAPTPTTPEAPTPTTPEFPSTTTPEFPSTTTPEASSTTMPEAPSTTTPEAPSTTTPEAPSTTTPEAPSTTTPEAPSITTPEASSTTTPEFPSTTMPEASSTTTPEASSTTTPEFPSTTTPEASSTTTPEFPSTITPEFPSTTTPVAPSTTTPEFPSTTTPEAPSTTTLVPSSTTTPEAPSTTTPEAPSTTTPEASSTTTPEAPSTTTPEAPTPTTPVAPSTTTPEFPSTTTPEASSTTTPEAPSTTTPEAPSTTTPEASSTTTHEFPSTTTPEASSTTTPEFPSTTTPVASSTTTPEDTTPTTSEFPSTTTPEASSTTTPEAPSTTTPEAPSATTPEAPSATTPEAPSTTTHQFPSTTTPEASSTTTHEFPSTTTPEASSTTTPEFPSTTTPVASSTTTPEAPTPTTPEFPSTTTPEASSATTPEAPSATTPEAPSATTPEASSTTTPEASSTTTPEAPTPTTPEASSATTPEAPSATTPEAPSATTPEASSTTTPEAPSTTTPEAPTPTTPVAPSTTTPEAPSTTTPEAPSTTTPEFPSTTTPEAPSTTTPEAPSTTTPEAPTPTTPVAPSATTPEAPSTTTPEAPSTTTPEAPTPTTPEAPTPSTTTPEALSTTTPEAPTPTTPVAPSTTTPEFPSTTTPEASSTTTPEASSTTTPEFPSTTTPEAPTPTTSEFPSTTTPVASSTTTPEDTTPTTSEFPSTTTPEASSTTTPEAPSTTTPEAPSATTPEAPSATTHEFPSTTTPEAPSTTTPEFPSTTTPEFPSTTTPEAPSATTPEAPSATTPEAPSTTTPEAPTPTTPVAPSTTTPEAPSTTTPEFPSTTTPEAPTPTTPVAPSATTPEAPSTTTPEAPSTTTPEAPTPTTPEAPTPSTTTPEAPSTTTPEAPTPTTPVAPSTTTPEAPSATTPEAPSATTPEAPSATTPEAPSATTPEAPTPTTPEAPTPSTTTPEAPTPSTTTPEAPSTTTPEAPSATTPEAPSATTPEAPSATTPEAPTPTTPEAPSTTTPEAPSTTTPEAPSTTTPEAPTPTTPEAPSTTTPEAPSTTTPEAPSTTTPEAPSTTTPEAPTPTTPEAPTPTTPEAPTPTTPVAPSATTPEAPSATTPEAPSATTPEAPSATTPEAPTPTTPEAPTPTTPEAPSTTTPEAPTPTTPVAPSTTTPEAPSTTTPEAPSTTTPEAPSTTTPEAPTPTTPEFPSTTTPEFPSTTTPEAPSTTTPEAPSTTTPEAPSITTPEASSTTTPEFPSTTMPEAPSTTTPEAPSTTTPEFPSTTTPEAPSTTTLVPSTTTTPEASSTTTPEAPSTTTPEAPSTTTPEASSTTTPEFPSTTTPVASSTTTPEFPSATTPEAPSATTPEAPSAITPEAPSTTTPVAPSTTTPEAPSTTTPEAPSAITPEFPSTTTPEAPSTTTPVAPSTTTPEAPSTTTPEAPSTTTPEAPSTTTPVAPSTTTPEAPSATTPEAPSAITPEFPSTTTPEAPSTTTPEAPSTTTPEAPSTTTPVAPSTTTPEAPSTTTPEAPSTTTPVAPSTTTPEAPSTTTPEAPSTTTPEAPSTTTPVAPSTTTPEFPSTTTPEAPSTTTPVAPSTTTPEAPSTTTPEFPSTTTPEAPSTTTPEAPSTTTPEAPTPTTPEAPTPTTPKAPSTTTPEAPSTTTPEAPSTTTPEAPTPTTPEFPSTTTPEAPSTTTPEAPSTTTPEAPTPNKPEALSTATTTPTTTKTNTPTTTPTTTKITTPTTTTSTTTPTTTKTTTPTNTPTTTKTTTSTTTPTTT, encoded by the exons ATGACCCTAAGAG GACTGAAACTGCAGACAACCAAAGGAACTTCTACAACCACAATTCCGGCTAACACTACAACCACAGCTACCCCCACtccctctacaaccacgcccgAGGCCtcctctacaaccacgcctgaggccccctctacaaccacgcctgaggccccctctacaaccacgcctgaGGCCCCCACTCCAACCACGCCCGAGGCCCCCACtccctctacaaccacgcccgtggccccctctacaaccacgcccgtggccccctctacaaccacgcccgtggccccctctacaaccacacctgagttcccctctacaaccacgcctgaggccccctctacaaccacgcctgtggccccctctacaaccacgcctgtggccccctctacaaccacgcctgaggccccctctacaaccacgcctgaggccccctctacaaccacacctgagttcccctctacaaccacgcctgaggccccctctacaaccacgcctgaggccccctctacaaccacgcctgagttcccctctacaaccacgcctgaggccccctctacaaccacgcctgaggccccctctacaaccacgcctgaggccccctctacaaccacacctgaggccccctctacaaccacgcctgaggccccctctacaaccacgcctgaGGCCCCCACTCCAACCACGCCTGAGGCCCCCACTCCAACCACGCCTGAGTTTCCCTCTACAACCACACCTGAGTtcccctctacaaccacgcctgaGGCCTCCTCTACAACCATGCCTGAGGCtccctctacaaccacgcctgaggccccctctacaaccacgcctgaggccccctctacaaccacgcctgaggccccctctacaaccacgcctgaGGCTCCCTCCATAACCACGCCTGAGGCCtcctctacaaccacgcctgaGTTCCCCTCTACAACCATGCCTGAGGCCtcctctacaaccacgcctgaggcctcctctacaaccacgcctgagttcccctctacaaccacgcctgaggcctcctctacaaccacgcctgaGTTCCCCTCTACAATCACGCCTGAGTtcccctctacaaccacgcctgtggccccctctacaaccacgcctgagttcccctctacaaccacgcctgaggccccctctacaaccacgctTGTGCCCtcctctacaaccacgcctgaggccccctctacaaccacgcctgaggccccctctacaaccacgcctgaggcctcctctacaaccacgcctgaggccccctctacaaccacgcctgaGGCCCCCACTCCAACCACGCCTGTGgccccctctacaaccacgcctgagttcccctctacaaccacgcctgaggcctcctctacaaccacgcctgaggctccctctacaaccacgcctgaggccccctctacaaccacgcctgaGGCCTCCTCTACAACCACGCACGAGTtcccctctacaaccacgcctgaggcctcctctacaaccacgcctgagttcccctctacaaccacgcctgTGGCCtcctctacaaccacgcctgaGGACACCACTCCAACCACATCCGAGTtcccctctacaaccacgcccgAGGCCtcctctacaaccacgcccgaggccccctctacaaccacgcccgAGGCCCCCTCTGCAACCACGCCCGAGGCCCCCTCTGCAACCACGCCCGAGgccccctctacaaccacgcaCCAGTtcccctctacaaccacgcctgaGGCCTCCTCTACAACCACGCACGAGTtcccctctacaaccacgcctgaggcctcctctacaaccacgcctgagttcccctctacaaccacgcctgTGGCCtcctctacaaccacgcctgaGGCCCCCACTCCAACCACACCCGAGTtcccctctacaaccacgcccgAGGCCTCCTCTGCAACCACGCCCGAGGCCCCCTCTGCAACCACGCCCGAGGCCCCCTCTGCAACCACGCCTGAGGCCtcctctacaaccacgcctgaggcctcctctacaaccacgcctgaGGCCCCCACTCCAACCACGCCCGAGGCCTCCTCTGCAACCACGCCCGAGGCCCCCTCTGCAACCACGCCCGAGGCCCCCTCTGCAACCACGCCTGAGGCCtcctctacaaccacgcccgaggccccctctacaaccacgcccgAGGCCCCCACTCCAACCACGCCTGTGgccccctctacaaccacgcccgaggctccctctacaaccacgcccgaggccccctctacaaccacgcccgagttcccctctacaaccacgcccgaggccccctctacaaccacgcccgaggccccctctacaaccacgcctgaGGCCCCCACTCCAACCACGCCTGTGGCCCCCTCTGCAACCACGCCCGAGgccccctctacaaccacgcccgaggccccctctacaaccacgcccgAGGCCCCCACTCCAACCACGCCCGAGGCCCCCACtccctctacaaccacgcctgaggccctctctacaaccacgcctgaGGCCCCCACTCCAACCACGCCTGTGgccccctctacaaccacgcctgagttcccctctacaaccacgcctgaggcctcctctacaaccacgcctgaggcctcctctacaaccacgcctgagttcccctctacaaccacgcctgaGGCCCCCACTCCAACCACATCCGAGTtcccctctacaaccacgcctgTGGCCtcctctacaaccacgcctgaGGACACCACTCCAACCACATCCGAGTtcccctctacaaccacgcccgAGGCCtcctctacaaccacgcccgaggccccctctacaaccacgcccgAGGCCCCCTCTGCAACCACGCCCGAGGCCCCCTCTGCAACCACGCACGAGTtcccctctacaaccacgcctgaggccccctctacaaccacgcctgagttcccctctacaaccacgcctgagttcccctctacaaccacgcccgAGGCCCCCTCTGCAACCACGCCCGAGGCCCCCTCTGCAACCACGCCCGAGgccccctctacaaccacgcccgAGGCCCCCACTCCAACCACGCCTGTGgccccctctacaaccacgcccgaggccccctctacaaccacgcccgagttcccctctacaaccacgcctgaGGCCCCCACTCCAACCACGCCTGTGGCCCCCTCTGCAACCACGCCCGAGgccccctctacaaccacgcccgaggccccctctacaaccacgcccgAGGCCCCCACTCCAACCACGCCCGAGGCCCCCACtccctctacaaccacgcctgaggccccctctacaaccacgcctgaGGCCCCCACTCCAACCACGCCTGTGgccccctctacaaccacgcccgAGGCCCCCTCTGCAACCACGCCCGAGGCCCCCTCTGCAACCACGCCCGAGGCCCCCTCTGCAACCACGCCCGAGGCCCCCTCTGCAACCACGCCCGAGGCCCCCACTCCAACCACGCCCGAGGCCCCCACtccctctacaaccacgcccgAGGCCCCCACtccctctacaaccacgcctgaggccccctctacaaccacgcccgAGGCCCCCTCTGCAACCACGCCCGAGGCCCCCTCTGCAACCACGCCCGAGGCCCCCTCTGCAACCACGCCCGAGGCCCCCACTCCAACCACGCCCGAGgccccctctacaaccacgcccgaggccccctctacaaccacgcccgaggccccctctacaaccacgcccgAGGCCCCCACTCCAACCACGCCCGAGgccccctctacaaccacgcccgaggccccctctacaaccacgcccgaggccccctctacaaccacgcccgaggccccctctacaaccacgcccgAGGCCCCCACTCCAACCACGCCCGAGGCCCCCACTCCAACCACGCCCGAGGCCCCCACTCCAACCACGCCCGTGGCCCCCTCTGCAACCACGCCCGAGGCCCCCTCTGCAACCACGCCCGAGGCCCCCTCTGCAACCACGCCCGAGGCCCCCTCTGCAACCACGCCCGAGGCCCCCACTCCAACCACGCCCGAGGCCCCCACTCCAACCACGCCCGAGgccccctctacaaccacgcctgaGGCCCCCACTCCAACCACGCCTGTGgccccctctacaaccacgcctgaggccccctctacaaccacgcctgaggccccctctacaaccacgcctgaggccccctctacaaccacgcctgaGGCCCCCACTCCAACCACACCTGAGTTCCCCTCTACAACCACACCTGAGTtcccctctacaaccacgcctgaggccccctctacaaccacgcctgaggccccctctacaaccacgcctgaGGCTCCCTCCATAACCACGCCTGAGGCCtcctctacaaccacgcctgaGTTCCCCTCTACAACCATGCCTGAGgccccctctacaaccacgcctgaggccccctctacaaccacgcctgag ttcccctctacaaccacgcctgaggccccctctacaaccacgctTGTGCCCTCCACTACAACCACGCCTGAGGCCtcctctacaaccacgcctgaggccccctctacaaccacgcctgaggccccctctacaaccacgcctgaggcctcctctacaaccacgcctgagttcccctctacaaccacgcctgTGGCCtcctctacaaccacgcctgaGTTCCCCTCTGCAACCACGCCCGAGGCCCCCTCTGCAACCACGCCCGAGGCCCCCTCAGCAATCACGCCCGAGgccccctctacaaccacgcctgtggccccctctacaaccacgcctgaggccccctctacaaccacgcctgaGGCCCCCTCTGCAATCACGCCCGAGTtcccctctacaaccacgcccgaggccccctctacaaccacgcctgtggccccctctacaaccacgcctgaggccccctctacaaccacgcctgaggccccctctacaaccacgcctgaggccccctctacaaccacgcctgtggccccctctacaaccacgcctgaGGCCCCCTCTGCAACCACGCCCGAGGCCCCCTCTGCAATCACGCCCGAGTtcccctctacaaccacgcccgaggccccctctacaaccacgcccgaggccccctctacaaccacgcccgaggccccctctacaaccacgcccgtggccccctctacaaccacgcccgaggccccctctacaaccacgcctgaggccccctctacaaccacgcctgtggccccctctacaaccacgcctgaggccccctctacaaccacgcctgaggccccctctacaaccacgcctgaggccccctctacaaccacgcctgtggccccctctacaaccacgcccgagttcccctctacaaccacgcccgaggccccctctacaaccacgcctgtggccccctctacaaccacgcccgaggccccctctacaaccacgcccgagttcccctctacaaccacgcccgaggccccctctacaaccacgcccgaggccccctctacaaccacgcccgAGGCCCCCACTCCAACCACGCCCGAGGCCCCCACTCCAACCACGCCCAAGgccccctctacaaccacgcccgAGGCCCCCTCAACAACCACGCCTGAGgccccctctacaaccacgcctgaGGCCCCCACTCCAACCACACCTGAGTtcccctctacaaccacgcctgaggccccctctacaaccacgcctgaggccccctctacaaccacgcctgaGGCCCCCACTCCAAACAAACCTGAGGCTCTCTCTACTGCAACTACAACACCTACTACCACCAAAACTAACACTCCAACTACAACACCTACTACCACCAAAATTACCACTCCAACTACCACCACTTCTACTACAACACCTACTACCACCAAAACTACCACTCCAACTAACACACCTACTACCACCAAAACTACCACTTCTACTACAACACCTACTACCACC